The sequence CGGGCAGCCGTCAACGCCGGGGCCCGCGAGGCCGACGGCAGGATCTCCAGCGCCGAAAACTCCCTGCAGGAAATGCGGGCCAAGTACGCGGACAGCGCGCTGGCCCAGGTCTCGGACAACATCGTGCAGGCCAAGGAACGGCTGGCCTTCGTGCAGAACGCTTCCGAAACCGCCCAGCAGAAGCTCAGTGAGGGGAAGGAAGCCTGGCCGCCGTGGCCGTCCGCGCGGCCGAGGAAAGCCTGCACCAAACCAACGTCCTGCTGGAAGCGATCGCGAAAGTGGCCGCCAACCTTGATAAAGCACGGAACGGAATCGAAGCGGCCGTCGTGGACACATCCCAGGACCTGGCCCAGGCAAAGGCCATTATCCAGTCCGGCGCCCATCCTGAGCTGGCTGGTCCGGTAGCCGCGGTGGAGGCCGCCCTGGCGCAGGTGAAGTCCGAAATCCAGGGCGGACGGATCGACCCCATTGCCACCCTGCAGCGGGTTGAAACCGCCCACCAATCCTTGGACCAGGCCCTTACCGGAATCCGTGACCAGCAGGAACAGGCCCGGCGTGCGCAGGCATCCCTGCAGCAGACCATCATGTCGGCACAGGCCCAGATCAGCGCCACCTCCGACTACATCACGGCCCGGCGCGGCGGCGTGGGCACCGAGGCACGCACCCGGCTGGCTGAGTCCCAGCGGAACCTCGACTACGCGCTGTCCATCTCCCGCACCGATCCGGTGACGGCGCTCACCTACGCACAGCAGGCACATGCCCTGGCAGCGCAGGCCGCGCAACTGGCGCAGGCCGATGTGGACCACTTCGACGGGTACGCCAACCAGGGCTTCGGCCGCGGCGGCATGTTCGGCGGCGGAGGCGGCGGCGGACTGGGCGGCGCCATCCTGGGCGGCATCCTGATCAACTCCATCCTCAACGGGGGCCACGGAGGCTGGGGCGGTGGCGGCGGCTGGGGTGACGGCGGCGGCGGTGGCGGCTGGGGCGGGGACTCAGGTGGATTCGGCGGCGGCGATTTCGGCGGCGGCGACTCCGGCAGTTTCTAGAGACTTCCGCCGGACACGCCGGAAGATCCCGGCTGGCGGACAGACGCAGGACACCACTGTGCACCGGTTCCAGTGGTCAACACAGAGCAGGACGAAAGGCAAACACCATGGTTAAACAGTCCATTTTCGGCCGGATCGCGCAGCTGGCAAAGGCGAACATCAACTCCTTGCTGGACAACGCCGAAGATCCGCAGAAGATGCTGGACCAGATGGTCCGCGACTACACCAACAACATCGCGGAAGCCGAGTCGGCCGTGGCGCAGACCATCGGCAACCTCCGGATGCTGGAAGACGACTACAATGAGGACGTCAAGAACGCCCACGATTGGGGAAACAAGGCACTTGCCGCCTCGCGCAAGGCAGACGAATTCCGTGCGGCCGGCGACGTAGCCGACGCCGAGAAGTTCGACAACCTGGCCAAGGTTGCGCTGCAGCGCCAGATGGCGGCCGAAAGCGAAGCCAAGGGTGCCGAGCCCAGCATTGCCTCCCAGCGGGAAGTGGTGGACAAGCTGAAGACCGGCCTTGAGCAGATGAAGAACAAGCTCAACCAGCTGACCAGCAAGCGCAACGAGCTCGTTGCCAGGTCCAAGACTGCAGCGGCGCAGTCCCAGGTCCATGACGCCATCAAGAGCATCGACATCATGGACCCCACCAGCGAGGTTGGCCGCTTCGAGGAAAAGATCCGCCGCGAAGAAGCCAAGGTCCGCGGACAGCAGGAGCTTGCAGCCTCCAGTTTGGACGCCCAGTTCAACCAACTCGAGGACCTGGGCGAGCAGACGGAAATCGAAGCCCGGCTGGCGGCCCTCAAGGCCGGAAACTCCAAGCCGGCTCTTGGCGCCGCGAGCCCCGCATCGACCGGATCCACCGTCGACGAAGCCGACTTCGACAAACTCTGAAGTCCGGAGCAGCGCTTCGGCGGAATGACGGCAATGGCCGGGACCGGGGTCCCGGCCATTGCTGCGTCCGCTGTGTGTAGCGTGGTGCCATGACTTCTTCCGATGGCACATCCCTGGTCTGGCTGCGCGATGACCTGCGACTGGACGACAACCCTGCAATGGCAGAGGCCGCCCGCCGGGGCGCACCACTGACGGTGGCCTACATCCTGGACGAGGAATCCGACGGCGTGCGGCCCCTTGGCGGGGCTGCGCGCTGGTGGCTGCACCACTCCCTGGCCGCACTGGCCGCAGATCTTGAAAGCAAGGGATCCCGGCTGGTCCTCCGGCGTGGTCGGGCCGCGGACGTCATCAAGGACCTTGCCGTCCGGACGCAGGCCAGCCACATCTTCTGGAACCGCCGCTACGGGCAACCCGAACGCACTGTCGACGCCGGGCTCAAGGACTGGGCGGCCGGGAACGGGATCGAGGCCGCCAGTTACCAGGCGAACCTCCTCTTCGAGCCCTGGACGGTGAAGACAGGGGCGGGCGGGCCCTACAAGGTCTATTCGCCCTTCTGGCGGGCGTGCCTGGCATCCCAGGACATCCGTGACCCCCACGAGGCACCGGACGGGTTGCCTGGTCCTGCGCCTGCCGGGAAAGGCCTGCCGGGCAGCGAGACTCTCAGCAGCTGGGAGCTCCTGCCATCCAAACCCGATTGGAGCGCCGGACTTGCCGCCACGTGGATACCCGGCGAAAAAGGGGCCCTGGACCGGCTTGAGGACTTCCTTGACGGTCCCATCGAGGAATACGGCACAGGCCGGAACCTGCCTGGAACCGAGGGCACCAGCCGGCTGTCACCGCATCTGCGCTTCGGTGAGGTGAGCCCGTTCCGCGTGTGGCGGGAGATCCGGCGCCGTCATCCACGCAAGGTGCCCTCGGACGTAGGTACCTACCGGGCCGAACTGGGCTGGCGGGAGTTCAACTGGCACCTGCTGTACCACAACCCCGACCTGGCCACCCGGAACTTCCGGCCCGCCTTCGACAACTTCCCGTGGGCCTCCCCCAACCGTCAGGAGCTCACCGCGTGGCAGCAGGGAAACACCGGCTACCCCCTGGTGGACGCCGGCATGCGGCAACTCTGGCAGACAGGTTGGATGCACAACCGGGTGAGGATGGCCGCCGCTTCATTCCTGGTCAAGAACCTGCTGACCGACTGGAGGATCGGGGAGGAATGGTTCTGGGACACCCTGGTTGACGCCGACGCTGCGAACAACCCCGCCAACTGGCAGTGGGTGGCGGGCTCGGGCGCGGACGCCTCACCGTACTACCGGATCTTCAACCCGGTGACCCAAAGCAAGAAGTTCGACGCCGACGGCCGCTACCTGCGGGCCTTCATCCCCGAACTCCGGGAACTCAAAGGCAAGGAAATCCACGAACCATGGGCAGCGGACACCGACGGCTACCCCCAGCCGCTCGTGGACCTGCCGGAATCCCGGGAGCGGGCCCTGGACGCCTACCAGACGATCAAGAACGCCTGACCGCGCCGGATCCGCGTCAGCGGCTGACTTTGCCCATCAGGGAGGCGATGGGCCGCAGGAAGATCGGCCGGGCCAGGAACCAGGCTGCCACCATGACCGCCACGGACGCGGCAAAGACCCAGAACCCGAACCAGCCGTCGTCGTCGCTCCCCCCGTACATGTGGTTCAGGTTCCGCAGCGCACCCGTGGCAAGCACCAGGAAGACGTGGACCACGATGAACGCCACAAAGTAGACCATCACCGGGAAATGGACCGCGCGGGCCCACTCGATCGGGTAGGCCTTGTTCAGGGCCGGCGCCTTTTTGGGCCACGCCGACGACATCCGCAGCCCGGTGATGAACGCCAGTGGCGCGGCGATGAAGACAGTGGCGAAGTACGTAAGGAGCTGCAGCGCGTTGTAGTTGATCCACCCGTCCTCGGTGGGCCAGTCCAGCGACGCGTACTGCAGCGCGGCGGACACGGCATTGGGGAAGACATCCCAGCTGGTGGGGACTATGCGCATCCACTGGCCGCTGGCGAAGAGCAGGACCGCGAACACGAGCCCATTAAGGATCCAGAGCGCATCCAGGGTCAGGTGAAACCAGAGCTCGAGGCTGATCTTGGTAGGAGCGTTCCTGGTACGGATCAGGCCCTTGTTGTTCCGGGTCCAGTGACCGCTGGGGCGCGTGGTGGTCCGCACCTGCCACCCGGTACGGATGATCAGGAGCAGGAAGAACGCGTTAAGGAAGTGCTGCCACGCCAGCCATGCCGGGAAGCCCACGGGCGCGTTGTCCGGCAGCTGGGACTGGCCCGGATAGTCTGCGAGGAAGGATGCCACGGCCGGCAGCCCCACGATCAGCCTGGCGACCAGGACCACCAAGACCAGTGC comes from Pseudarthrobacter sp. NIBRBAC000502770 and encodes:
- a CDS encoding PspA/IM30 family protein, with product MVKQSIFGRIAQLAKANINSLLDNAEDPQKMLDQMVRDYTNNIAEAESAVAQTIGNLRMLEDDYNEDVKNAHDWGNKALAASRKADEFRAAGDVADAEKFDNLAKVALQRQMAAESEAKGAEPSIASQREVVDKLKTGLEQMKNKLNQLTSKRNELVARSKTAAAQSQVHDAIKSIDIMDPTSEVGRFEEKIRREEAKVRGQQELAASSLDAQFNQLEDLGEQTEIEARLAALKAGNSKPALGAASPASTGSTVDEADFDKL
- a CDS encoding deoxyribodipyrimidine photo-lyase is translated as MTSSDGTSLVWLRDDLRLDDNPAMAEAARRGAPLTVAYILDEESDGVRPLGGAARWWLHHSLAALAADLESKGSRLVLRRGRAADVIKDLAVRTQASHIFWNRRYGQPERTVDAGLKDWAAGNGIEAASYQANLLFEPWTVKTGAGGPYKVYSPFWRACLASQDIRDPHEAPDGLPGPAPAGKGLPGSETLSSWELLPSKPDWSAGLAATWIPGEKGALDRLEDFLDGPIEEYGTGRNLPGTEGTSRLSPHLRFGEVSPFRVWREIRRRHPRKVPSDVGTYRAELGWREFNWHLLYHNPDLATRNFRPAFDNFPWASPNRQELTAWQQGNTGYPLVDAGMRQLWQTGWMHNRVRMAAASFLVKNLLTDWRIGEEWFWDTLVDADAANNPANWQWVAGSGADASPYYRIFNPVTQSKKFDADGRYLRAFIPELRELKGKEIHEPWAADTDGYPQPLVDLPESRERALDAYQTIKNA
- a CDS encoding cytochrome b/b6 domain-containing protein, coding for MATPTKKPGSATGKRSRLYWMVPAVLVALVLVVLVARLIVGLPAVASFLADYPGQSQLPDNAPVGFPAWLAWQHFLNAFFLLLIIRTGWQVRTTTRPSGHWTRNNKGLIRTRNAPTKISLELWFHLTLDALWILNGLVFAVLLFASGQWMRIVPTSWDVFPNAVSAALQYASLDWPTEDGWINYNALQLLTYFATVFIAAPLAFITGLRMSSAWPKKAPALNKAYPIEWARAVHFPVMVYFVAFIVVHVFLVLATGALRNLNHMYGGSDDDGWFGFWVFAASVAVMVAAWFLARPIFLRPIASLMGKVSR